Part of the Kiloniellales bacterium genome, GCTCGTAACCGCGGTCGAGATGATAGACTCGATTGACCAAAGTCTCACCCTCCGCGACCAGGCCGGCGAGAATCATGCTGACGCTGGCGCGCAGGTCGGTCGCCATGACCTCGGCACCGTTGAGGCGCGGACGGCCGTGGATCGTGGCCTTGGAGCCTTTGACCTCGATGTGTGCGCCCATGCGGCAAAGCTCCGAGACGTGCATGAAGCGGTTCTCGAAGATCGATTCGGTGACCTCGGAGGTCCCTTCCGCGGTCGACATTAAGGCCATGAGCTGGGCCTGCAGGTCGGTCGGGAAGCCCGGGAAGGGCGCGGTCTCGACCGTGGCCGGGGAAAGCCGGCCGTTGGCGCGCTTGACCGAGAGCCCCCGGTTGCTCTCGCGCACGCTGACGCCGGAGGCCTCCAGCACCTCGATCACGGCGCCAAGGTGCTCGGCCCGCGCGCCCAAAAGGTCGAGCTCGCCGTCGGTGATGGCTGCGGCCATGGCGAAGGTGCCGGCCTCGATCCGGTCGGCGACGACGGCGTGCTCGGCGCCCTGCAGGCGCGCCACGCCCTCGACGGTCAGCGTGTCGCTGCCGATGCCGGTGATCCGGCCGCCCATCTTGTTCAGGCAGTCGGCGAGATCCGAGATCTCCGGCTCCCGGGCGGCGTTGACGATGCGGGTCGTGCCCTGGGCCAGGCTGGCGGCCATCAGCAGGTTCTCGGTGGCGCCGACAGAGACCTGGGGGAAGACCACCTCGGCGCCCTTGAGCCCCTTGGGCGCCTTGGCGACGATGTAGCCCTCGAGCAGCTCGATCTCGGCGCCCAGGGCCTCCAGGGCCGAGAGGTGCAGGTCGACCGGGCGCTGGCCGATCGCACAGCCGCCCGGCAGCGAGACCTCGGCGTGGCCCTCGCGGGCCAGGATCGGGCCCAGCACCAGGACGCTGGCGCGCATCTTGCGCACCAGGTCGTAGGGCGCCCGGGTCGAGGTGATGCGCCCGGCGGTCAGCTCGACCAGGCGGTTGGAATAGCCGCTGCCCCGGGCGTTGCCGTTCATATAGACGCCGACGCCGTGCTCCGAGAGGATATGCGCCATGAAGGAGATGTCGGCCAGGTCCGGCAGGTTGGTCAGCCGCAGGGTCTCCTCGGTGAGCAGGCTCGCGGCCATCAGCGGCAGGGCCGCGTTCTTGGCCCCGCTGATCACGATTTCGCCCTTGAGCGGCTGGCCGCCGCGAATTCTTATCTGATCCATGAAACTCCGCCTGGATTGGCTGCTATTGCTTAGCGCGCCGGAGGGAGAGCCGAATCGCCTTGGGATCGGCCCCGGGGACGGAGCCTTCTAGGCCAAAGCCCGCCGGCGCGAAAGCCCCGCCGGAGGAGAGTCGCCAGCGCCTCAAGGCGCCCCGCCCTCTTCGCCCTCGCCCTTCGGCCCGGCGGCGGCGTCCTCGCGGCGCACCGCCCCGGCCACCCGGGCACGCGTCTGGTCCTTGCGCTTCCTCAAATTCTGCCTGAGGGCCTCGGCCTGACGGGCCTTGCGGTCCGCCAGCGCGGCTTCGCCTCGCTGCGAAAGACGCGGTCCGCCCGCGGCCGAGTCCCGCGGATCGTGCTT contains:
- the murA gene encoding UDP-N-acetylglucosamine 1-carboxyvinyltransferase; protein product: MDQIRIRGGQPLKGEIVISGAKNAALPLMAASLLTEETLRLTNLPDLADISFMAHILSEHGVGVYMNGNARGSGYSNRLVELTAGRITSTRAPYDLVRKMRASVLVLGPILAREGHAEVSLPGGCAIGQRPVDLHLSALEALGAEIELLEGYIVAKAPKGLKGAEVVFPQVSVGATENLLMAASLAQGTTRIVNAAREPEISDLADCLNKMGGRITGIGSDTLTVEGVARLQGAEHAVVADRIEAGTFAMAAAITDGELDLLGARAEHLGAVIEVLEASGVSVRESNRGLSVKRANGRLSPATVETAPFPGFPTDLQAQLMALMSTAEGTSEVTESIFENRFMHVSELCRMGAHIEVKGSKATIHGRPRLNGAEVMATDLRASVSMILAGLVAEGETLVNRVYHLDRGYEHVERKLADCGADIERLKT